The following are from one region of the Harpia harpyja isolate bHarHar1 chromosome 4, bHarHar1 primary haplotype, whole genome shotgun sequence genome:
- the LOC128140511 gene encoding pantetheinase-like: MLPSQPLLHAAVFALAVLQALASDTFIAAVYEHAVILPDVTDEPVSPDDALALMNKNMDVLEGAIKEAAQQGAHIIVTPEDGIYGWHFTREAIYPYLEDIPDPAVNWIPCTDPTRFAPAPVQERLSCMARNNSIYVVANMGDKKLCNSSDPGCPSDGRYQYNTDVVFDPEGKLVARYHKYNLFMLETQFNYPKEPEAVTFETPFGKFGIFTCFDILFHEPAVVLVSELQVDTVLFPTAWMNVLPFLTAIEFHSAWAMGMGVNFLAANTHYTSISMTGSGIYAPDRARTYYYNMKNEDGRLLIAELDSHPRLSPAFPPAVSWSSYASSVKRFSPNDHDFSGLIFHDQFTFTELTKPEGNLTVCQKDLCCHLSYKMAGKQEDEVYVLGAFDGLHVVEGQYYLQICTLLKCKSTDLNTCGQPVEAAQTKFEMFSLSGTFGTNYVFPGVLYSGVQLAPGEFEVLNDGRLISKTRTTKPVITVMLFGRWYEKDHLKQDPQPPAFP; encoded by the exons atgctcccttcccagcctctcctgcacGCTGCGGTGTTTGCACTCGCAGTCCTTCAGGCCCTTGCCTCCGACACCTTCATTGCAGCTGTCTACGAGCACGCGGTCATCCTGCCAGATGTCACTGACGAGCCCGTTTCTCCCGACGATGCTTTGGCCCTGATGAACAAAAACATGGATGTCTTGGAAGGGGCCATCAAGGAAGCCGCCCAGCAG GGTGCCCACATCATTGTGACTCCTGAAGACGGCATTTATGGCTGGCATTTCACGAGAGAAGCCATCTACCCCTACCTGGAGGATATCCCTGATCCGGCAGTGAACTGGATTCCTTGCACCGACCCCACAAG ATTTGCTCCTGCTCCAGTGCAGGAACGACTCAGCTGCATGGCCAGGAATAACTCCATCTATGTGGTTGCAAACATGGGGGACAAGAAGCTGTGTAACTCCAGTGATCCCGGCTGCCCCAGTGACGGCCGCTATCAGTACAACACTGATGTCGTCTTTGACCCGGAGGGGAAACTGGTGGCTCGTTACCACAAG TATAATCTCTTTATGTTAGAAACTCAGTTTAATTACCCAAAAGAGCCAGAAGCCGTCACTTTTGAGACCCCCTTTGGGAAGTTTGGCATTTTCACTTGCTTCGACATCCTTTTCCATGAGCCTGCTGTGGTCCTGGTGAGCGAGTTGCAGGTGGACACCGTGCTCTTCCCGACGGCTTGGATGAACGTCCTGCCGTTTCTGACTGCGATTGAGTTTCACTCTGCCTGGGCTATGGGCATGGGTGTCAACTTCCTAGCTGCCAATACACACTACACCAGCATATCTATGACAG GGAGTGGTATTTATGCACCAGACAGAGCCAGAACATACTACTACAATATGAAAAATGAGGATGGTCGCCTCCTCATTGCTGAACTAGATTCACACCCTCGCCTTTCTCCTGCCTTCCCGCCTGCTGTCAGCTGGAGCTCATATGCTTCAAGTGTCAAAAGATTCTCACCGAATGACCATGATTTCAGCGGACTCATCTTCCACGACCAGTTCACTTTCACTGAGCTCACTAAGCCTGAGGGGAATCTCACCGTTTGCCAGAAAGACCTCTGCTGTCACTTGAGCTACAAGATGGCAGGGAAACAAGAAGATGAAGTTTATGTGCTGGGTGCTTTTGATGGGCTTCATGTTGTTGAAGGACAATACTATCTGCAG ATATGCACGCTGCTCAAGTGCAAGAGCACAGACCTGAACACGTGCGGGCAGCCGGTGGAGGCGGCTCAGACCAAGTTTGAGATGTTCTCCCTCAGCGGCACATTTGGCACCAACTACGTCTTTCCAGGAGTCTTGTACAGTGGGGTGCAGCTGGCCCCCGGAGAGTTTGAG GTATTGAATGATGGGCGCTTGATAAGTAagacaagaacaacaaaaccagtcATCACTGTTATGCTTTTTGGACGCTGGTATGAAAAGGATCATCTGAAACAAGACCCACAACCACCAGCCTTCCCGTGA